From Symphalangus syndactylus isolate Jambi chromosome X, NHGRI_mSymSyn1-v2.1_pri, whole genome shotgun sequence, the proteins below share one genomic window:
- the MAGEB18 gene encoding melanoma-associated antigen B18 codes for MPRGQKSKLRAREKRHQARCKNQDLGATQATVAEGESPSSAYLLCGDRPQNLPAAETPSMPEVLQGAPSTTNAIAPVSCTSSNKGASSQDEKSLGSSREAEGWKEDPLSKKVVSLVHFLLQKYEKKEPITKGDMIKFVIRKDKCHFNEILKRASEHIELAFGVDLKEVDPIRHYYTFFSKLDLTYDETTSDEEKIPKTGLLMIALGVIFMNGNRAPEEAVWEIMNMMGVYADRKHFLYGDPRKVMTKDLVQLKYLEYQQVPNSDPPRYEFLWGPRAHAETSKMKVLEFVAKMNDTVPSAFPSCYEEALRDEEQRTQARAAAKANARSRTTSSSFSHAK; via the coding sequence ATGCCTCGAGGTCAGAAAAGTAAGCTCCGTGCCCGTGAGAAACGCCACCAGGCTCGTTGTAAGAATCAGGATCTGGGAGCTACTCAGGCCACTGTGGCAGAAGGAGAGTCACCCTCCTCTGCCTACCTTCTCTGTGGTGATAGACCCCAGAATTTGCCTGCTGCTGAGACACCTAGCATGCCTGAAGTGCTTCAGGGAGCCCCATCCACCACTAATGCTATTGCACCTGTTTCATGCACCAGTTCAAATAAAGGTGCCAGCAGCCAAGATGAGAAAAGTCTAGGTTCCTCAAGGGAAGCTGAGGGCTGGAAAGAAGATCCTTTAAGCAAGAAAGTAGTGTCGCTGGTGCATTTCTTGCTTCAGAAGTATGAAAAGAAAGAGCCAATTACAAAGGGAGATATGATAAAATTTGTTATCAGGAAGGATAAGTGTCACTTCAATGAGATCCTCAAGAGAGCCTCTGAGCACATAGAGCTGGCATTTGGTGTTGATTTGAAGGAAGTGGATCCCATCAGGCACTACTATACCTTTTTCAGCAAACTAGACCTCACCTATGATGAAACAACCAGTGATGAAGAAAAAATTCCCAAGACTGGCCTCCTGATGATTGCACTGGGTGTGATCTTCATGAATGGCAACCGTGCCCCAGAAGAGGCAGTCTGGGAAATTATGAATATGATGGGTGTATATGCTGATAGGAAGCACTTCCTCTATGGGGATCCCAGGAAGGTCATGACCAAAGATTTGGTGCAGCTAAAGTACCTGGAGTACCAGCAAGTGCCCAACAGTGATCCTCCGCGCTATGAATTCCTGTGGGGTCCAAGAGCTCACGCTGAAACTAGCAAGATGAAAGTCCTGGAATTTGTAGCCAAGATGAATGATACCGTCCCTAGTGCCTTCCCATCCTGCTATGAAGAGGCTTTGAGGGATGAGGAACAGAGAACCCAAGCCAGAGCTGCTGCCAAGGCAAATGCACGTTCTAGAACCACGTCTAGCAGCTTCTcccatgctaagtga
- the MAGEB6B gene encoding melanoma-associated antigen B6B, with amino-acid sequence MPRGQKSKLRAREKRRETHGQPQGLTGPQATAEKQEESRSSSSSSTVCRGACRRSSGSSVPQESQGAPPTGYPDAGASCSKSDVAAMGQDEKSPSTSRDVSVSQESQGASPIGPPDAGISCSKSDVAAKGQDEKSPSTSRDASVPQESQGASPTGSPDADVSGSKSDVAAKGQDEESLSPSERAAFFTTTDQDPLERKANKMVQFLQEKFEKKESILKADMLKRLRRQYKPCFPEILKRISEHLAVAFGVELKETDSSGESYTLVSKLGLSSEGILSGDNALPKSGLLISLLGLIFMRGNRATEEEVWEFLGVLGIYDGILHSIYGDARKIITEDLVQDKYLLYQQVHNSDPPRYEFLWGPRANAETTKMRVLRVLAEINNTSPGLYPHMYEDALTDEVERALRLRA; translated from the coding sequence ATGCCTCGGGGTCAGAAGAGTAAGCTCCGTGCCCGTGAGAAACGCCGAGAGACCCATGGTCAGCCGCAAGGTCTCACGGGTCCCCAGGCCACTGCAGAGAAGCAAGAAGAGTCTCGCTCTTCCTCATCCTCTTCTACTGTTTGTCGCGGTGCTTGTCGTAGGTCTTCTGGTTCCTCCGTTCCTCAAGAGTCTCAGGGAGCGCCACCCACTGGCTATCCTGATGCAGGTGCTTCATGTTCAAAATCCGATGTGGCTGCCATGGGTCAAGATGAGAAAAGTCCTAGTACCTCCCGTGATGTCTCAGTTTCTCAAGAGTCTCAGGGAGCTTCACCCATTGGCCCTCCTGATGCAGGTATTTCATGCTCAAAATCTGATGTGGCTGCCAAGGGTCAAGATGAGAAAAGTCCAAGCACCTCCCGTGATGCCTCTGTTCCTCAAGAGTCTCAGGGAGCTTCACCCACTGGCTCGCCTGATGCAGATGTTTCCGGCTCAAAATCTGATGTGGCTGCCAAGGGTCAAGATGAGGAAAGTTTAAGCCCATCCGAGAGAGCTGCGTTCTTTACAACCACAGACCAAGATCCTCTAGAAAGGAAGGCGAACAAGATGGTGCAATTCCTGCAGGAGAAGTTTGAGAAGAAAGAGTCCATTTTGAAGGCAGACATGCTGAAGCGTCTCCGCAGACAGTACAAGCCGTGCTTCCCTGAGATCCTCAAGAGAATCTCCGAACATTTGGCGGTGGCCTTTGGCGTTGAATTGAAAGAAACGGATTCCAGCGGCGAGTCCTACACCCTTGTCAGCAAGCTGGGCCTCTCCAGTGAAGGAATTCTGAGTGGTGATAATGCGCTGCCGAAGTCGGGTCTCCTGATATCGCTCCTGGGATTGATCTTCATGAGAGGCAACCGTGCCACTGAAGAGGAGGTCTGGGAGTTCCTGGGTGTGTTGGGGATATATGATGGGATCCTGCACTCAATCTATGGGGATGCTCGGAAGATCATTACTGAAGATTTGGTGCAAGATAAGTACTTGCTTTACCAGCAGGTGCACAACAGTGATCCTCCACGCTATGAGTTCCTGTGGGGTCCACGAGCCAATGCTGAAACCACCAAGATGAGAGTCCTGCGTGTTTTGGCTGAGATCAATAACACCAGTCCCGGTTTATACCCACATATGTATGAAGACGCTTTGACAGATGAGGTAGAGAGAGCACTGAGACTGAGAGCTTAA